The genomic interval CCATATTCTGAAATTTTTCCTCTTCTTTGCCCGTGTTGTCCCGGACCATAAGGACGTTTATCTAATGCACTTTTCCCTGCTAATCTACGCTCGCCCTTTAGTGCAAGATTAACACCAAATCTTCTTTCAATTTTTTCAACAGGACCTCTGTATCTAGCCATTATCTCTCCTTACACTCTTCTTCGTTTTGGCGCACGACAACCATTGTGTGGCAATGGTGTAACATCTTTAAACCATAAAACTTTAATGCCTTCAATGCTTCCTAAACTTTTTACTGCAGTTTCTCTACCGCTACCTGGACCTTGAATTTTTACTCCCAATTCCTTGATTCCATGTTCTTTTGCTTTGGAAACTGCATCCTCTACTGCTTGTTGTGCAGCATAAGGAGTTGATTTTTTACTTCCTTTAAAACCTAATGCACCTGCTGTGCTCCAGCAAATAACATTTCCCATTTCATCTGTGATGGTTACGCTTGTATTGTTAAAAGCAGCCGAAATATGAATGATTCCTTTTGCAATATTTTTCTTAACAATTCTTTTTTTATTTACATTTCTTTTAGCCATTATTTACTCCTATTTTGATGCACTACCAACAGTTTTTTTCTTGCCTTTACGTGTTCTTGCATTGTTTTTTGTTGTTTGACCGCGAACAGGCAGACCTTTACGATGTCTAAGACCACGATAGTTTCCTAAATCCATAAGAGCTTTAATGTCCATTGTAACTTTTTTGCGCAAATCACCCTCTACGATATGATGAGATTGTATTTCTTTAGCAATAGAAGAAACTTCATCTTCACCAAGGTCTTGAACCCTTTTGTCATAAGAGATATTTACAGCATTTAAAATATCTCTTGATGTCTTTAAACCAATACCATAAATATAGGTTAAAGCATATTCAATTCTCTTTTTTTTGGGTAAATCAACACCAGCAATTCTCGCCATTATATTTCCTTTTATCCTTGTCTTTGTTTATGTTTTGGATTCTCGCAAATCACTCGAATCACGCCTTTTCTCTTAATAACCTTGCATTTGTCGCACATTTTTTTGACAGAAGGTCTCACTTTCATAGCTTGCTCCTAACTTCAAAGGCAAATGCCTTATTATAATACTTTAGCGTCCCATTTAGAAAATATCTAAACTATGCCTTTGGAATGTTTTAAAAAAAATTTATCACTTCCCATTTCTCAATAGGCATTGAGTTTATAGTCCTCAAAGGCTTATCCAACACCACCCAAACGACTATGTTGCAATTTAACACTTTAGATTCAAGTTTAATTTTTGCAATAAAGAGCGGATTATATTTAAATTCTCATTAAAAACTACTTATATCTAAAAGTAATTCTTCCTTTATCTAAGCTATAAGGAGTTAATTCTAGCTTCACTTTATCGCCTTGTAGAATCTTAATATAATGCATTCGCATACGTCCAGCAATATGACATAAAATAATATGTCCATTTTCAAGCTCCACACGAAAGGTTGCATTTGGCAAAGCTTCCTTTACAATTCCATCTACTTCAATTACATCATCTTTTGCCACTTATTTTCCTTTTGACCTCTTTTATTCCAAAGATAAAATTTCAGCTTTATTCCTAATAATTGCCACCGTATGTTCATAATGGCTCCCCCTTAATCCATCTACCGAAACTACACTCCAATCATCTTCCAAAATGAAAGGCTCGCTTTCCTTTTGACAAATCATCGGCTCAATACAAAAAACCATTCCTTCTTTGATTTTATCACCTTGCTTAGCTTTTTTTCCTTCCAAATAATTAGGAATCTCCGGCTCTTCATGAGGCTTTCTACCGATTCCATGCCCACAAAAACCATGCAAAGGAACATAACCATAATCCAAAATAAATTGCTCTATCAGAGCACTTAATTCTTTAAAATGCATACCTACTTTAATTTGACTAATAGCAAAATATAAGGCGTCCCTAGAACAAGCAATTAACCGCTCGTCGCTTTGAGAAATATTGCCTACACCGCAAGTAATTGCCGCATCACCATACCAACCATTGAGCTGTGTGCCAATATCAAGCCCTACAATATCTCCCTCTTGTAATTTATAATCATTTGGGATTCCGTGTATAATAACTTCATTAACAGAAATACAAATGGAACCGGGAAATCCATAAAGCCCTTTAAAAGATGGGGTTGCTCCGCAGGAGAGAATCATTTCTTCTCCCATTTGGTCTAATTCTTTTAAAGTAATACCGGGCTTGATTTGACTTTTGAGATGATTTAGAGTTTTACCTACAATTCTATTTGCAGCCCTTAAAGCTTCAATTTCAGGTGGTTTTCTAATTGCAATTGACATTATAATCCCACTGCACTAAGTGTTTTATACTTATTCATATAAATTTGAGCTTCAATTTTGCGCATTGTATCCACTGCAACTTGAACAACAATCAAAACAGCTGTTCCTCCAAAATAAAATGGAACTCCGGAAGCCTTTACTAAAACCCACGGCAAAGTTGCAATAATTGCTAGATATAAAGCACCCCAAAAGGTTAATTTATTTGCAACTTCCGTCAAGAAATTCGCTGTGCCCTCGCCCGGTCTAATGCCAGGTATAAATCCACCTTGACGTTTAAGATTCTCTGAAATATCTTTAGCATTAAATACAATAGAAGCATAAAAATACGCAAAAAATACTACCAAAAAGAACATCAGCACATTATACAAATAACCATTAGGATTCAAAAAATCAGCAATTTGCATTACGATGCTATTAGAAGAACTTTGCAGAATTGTGCTAGGAAACATTAAAAGAGCCGACGCGAAAATGGGTGGAATCACTCCACTTAAATTCATCTTAATAGGAATGTAATTCATAATGCGTTTGTCTTGATTTTGCATAACTACCTTACGAGAATAAGAAATAGGAATCCTACGCTCTCCTAATTCTATAAAAATAATGCTAGCAACAGTTACCACGATAACCACAGCAATAAACAACAACACAAGCCAACTAATTTGATTTGTATTCACCAAGTTAAATGTCCCTGCGATTGCACTTGGGATTCCAGACACAATTCCCCCAAAGATAATTAAGCTGATTCCATTGCCAATGCCTCTTTGTGTAATTTGTTCTCCAATCCACATCAACAGCATTGTTCCACAGAGCATAGAAAAAGCAGAAATAGCAATAAAAACATTCATATCAATCATAATTGCGCCATTTGCTCCTGTGCCTAAACTTTTTAATCCAATAGAAACACCAATGGCTTGAATCAATGTAATCGCAACGGTGGTATAACGTATAATTTGCATATATTTTTGCATTCCATCACGTTCTTTTTTCATTTTGCCAAGATTTGGAAATGTCGCAGCAAGGAGTTCCATAATAATAGAAGCCGTAATATAAGGCATAATTCCAAGAGAAATAATACTAAGTCTCTCTACTGCATTACCACTAAACATATTAAATAACCCCAAAGCATTGGAGGCATTGTTGTCAAAAAAAGCTTTAATCACCGTCGTATCAACGCCCGGAACAGGAACATAAGCCAATACACGATAGGCTAAAAGAAAGCCTAAAGTAATAAGAATCTTATTGACGATTGTCTTGTTCATTATTTTTGTCCGCTCGTTGTGATTCTTTCATCTTTAATTTTTGATGTAAGATTCTTAGCATTTACACCAATTAATTTGATTTTTGTGGTATAAGACGGAAACTTATGAATCGCTCTAATGGTTTCAAAAGTGATTTCTTCTAGTTTCATAATTGCTTTAATGAATTCTACATTAATCACATAAGGTTTAACTGCACGACTTGTAAAACCAACTTTTGGAAGTCGTCTTTGCAAAGGCTGTTGCCCACCCTCAAAACCTCTTTTTTGTTTGGAGCCTGTTCTTGCAGTTTGACCTTTACCACCTCTTGTAGAGGTTTTGCCCATACCACTTCCTTGTCCTCGTCCTATTCTTTTAATTTTTTTAACACTACCTTTTGCAGGTGCTAGATTTTCTAATGCCATACTCTCTCCTCTTTACGCTTTAACCTTGGAAAGGGCTTCAATGGTGGCACGCACAACATTGTAAGGATTATTTGAACCTAATGATTTTGTCAAGATATCCTTAATCCCTGCCTTTTCTAATACCGGACGAACTGAACCACCAGCAATAACACCCGTTCCCTCACTTGCTGGTTTTAGCAAAACAACGCTAGAATTATATTTCTCTTGCACATCGTGCGCAATCGTTGTGCCTTTAATATTTACTTTGATGATATTTTTAAAGGCATCATCAATAGCTTTTTTAATTGCATCAGGAACTTCTTTTGCTTTGCCAAGCCCAAATCCTACTAATCCAGCCTTATTTCCTACGACTACTAAAGCATTAAAGCGGAATCTACGACCTCCTTTAACAACTTTTGTTACGCGTCCAATATTTACAACATATTCTTCAAACTCTTCTCTATTGATTTCCATATTATCCCCTACAAATTAATTCCATTCTCACGGAGAGAATCGGCAAAACTTGCAACAACACCATGATACAAATAGCCATTTCTGTCAAAAAGCACTTCTGTAATATTTGCTTTCTTAAGACTATCTGCTAATGTAACAGCAATTTTTTTAACATCTTCTTTATTGTTTTTTAAACCCATTTTTTTACCATCTACACTGACTAAAGTTACGCCTTTTGTATCGTCAATGGCTTGAGCATAAAAATATCTATTGGAGCGAAAAATGCTTAATCTAGGAGTTGTAGCACTTCCAAAAACTTTGGCACGGATTCTTAATTTCCTTTTAAATCTTAAACTTCTTTTTTTGTTAATAATTTTATTTGTCATTATTTATCCTTACTTTTTAGAAGTTTTACCCGCTTTGCGAATAATACGCTCATCAGTATATTTTACACCTTTACCCTTATAAGGCTCTGGTGGTCTAAACTCTCTAATTTCAGCCGCAATCTGCCCAATTTGTTGCTTATCTGCACCTTTAATGGTTACAAGATTTTTATCAACAGAAATTTCAATACCCTCTGGAATATCATAGTTAATAGGGTGAGAAAATCCGAGTGCAAGCTCTAAAACTTTGCCTTTTACCGCTGCCTTATAACCCACACCATTAATCTCTAATTGTTTTGTAAAACCTTCAGTCAAACCTACTACGATATTATTTGCTAAAGCCCTATATGTTCCCCAATAAGCTTTTGCTTGTGCATTTTCACCATTTAATGCGAAAGTTAATTCACCATCTTTTAATGCAATACCTACGCGCCCATAAGTCTCTAGCTCTTTTGTAAGTTTGCCACCCTTAAAAACTATTTTGCTCCCTTCTACGCTCACTTGAATGCTATTTGGAATGCTAATAGGTTTTTTCCCAACTCTTGACATTAAATACTCCTACCAAATACTGCAGAGGGCTTCACCACCCACATTTGCCCTATAAGCATCATCGTTGGCAATCACGCCTTTGCTTGTGCTTACAACAATTGTTCCATAACCATTTTTAAAACGTTTGAGTTCATTTCTACCCTTATAAACGCGTCTTCCCGGTTTCGAGATTCTTGTAATTTCATTAATTACAGTGTGTCCTTTTTCGTCATACTTCAAAACAACATTAATAGAATGTTTTTTGTCTTTCTCTATAACTTTAAAGCCCTCAATAAAACCTTTTGCTTGAAAAACCTCAAGAATAGAAACTATTATTTTCGCATAATATAAGTTTGTAGTATCCAAGCGTCTCATACTTGCATTTCTAATTCTCGTCAAAGAATCCGCAATAATATCATTTACCATATCTTCTCCTTACCAGCTTGCTTTTCTAAGTCCGGGTATTAGACCTTCATTTCCCATTTTACGGAGACAGACACGACAAATACCAAAATCCCTATAAACAGAATGTGGTCTTCCACAAATAGAACATCTTGTATATGCTCTAACTTTGAATTTAGGTGCTCTTGCTGCTTTTGCAATCATAGATTTTTTAGCCATTATTTCTTCCTTTTGCAAAAGGTAAGCCAAAAAGCTCAAGCAACTTAAACGCATCTTTATCATTTGCGGCTGAAGTTACAAAAGTAATATTCATACCATGACTTACCATAATATCATCATAAACGACTTCTGGAAAAATAAGTTGTTCATTCACGCCAAAGCTATAATTTCCTCTCCCATCAAATCCATTGCGAGGAACTCCTCTAAAGTCTTTTACTCTTGGAAGTGCAATCACGATAAGCTTCTCAAGGAAGTTATACATTTGATTTCCTCTCAAAGTAACTTTGACTCCCATAGGCATTCCCTCACGCATTTTAAACCCTGCAACAGACTTCTTAGCAATCGTAATCACTGCTTTTTGTCCTGCAATTAATGAAATGGTGTCGGCAATATTTTGCATAATCTTGGTATCTTTTGCATGCATACCTGCACCCACACTAATTACAATTTTTTCTAATTTTGGCAAAAGCATAGGATTCTTAATCCCCAATTCCTCTGCCAACTTTGGTTTAATTTCATTTTTGTAGGCAGTTTTTAAAGCAAACATAAATTAGTCCTCCGCTTTCTTGACATTTGAAATGTGAATTGGCATTTCTTTATTGATAAAACCGCCTTTAGGATTCTTATCCGTTGGCTTTACAGCTTTTTTTGCAATCTTACAACCCTCTACAATTACTTGTGAAGTTTTAGGCAATACCTGTAAAACTTTTGCTTTCTTTCCTTTGTCCTCTTTATCACCAGTAATTATTTCTACTAAATCACCTTTCTTAATTTTAAATTTTGCCATTACAATACCTCCGGTGCTAATGATACGATTTTCATAAAATTAGCATAACGAATTTCTCTTCCAACAGGTCCGAAAATACGCGTTCCAATAGGGTCTCTTTTGCTATCCAATATCACTGCGGCATTATCATCAAAACGAATTAAAGCACCATCTTCACGATGCAATTCTTTTTTTGTTCTAACAACAACCGCTTTTACAACCTGACCCTTTTTAACTTTTCCGCTTGGAAGTGCTTTTTTTACAGAAGCAACAATCACATCACCCACCGTTGCATAACGTCTTTTGCTTCCACCCAAAACTTTAATACACATAACTTCTTTCGCGCCACTATTATCTGCAACATTTAAACGTGTAAAACTTTGAATCATAATTCAACTCCTACAGATACAACTTTATGAAGCGAGAAAGCCTTTCTTTTGGAAATTGGTTTGCATTCAATTGCTTCAATCACATCCCCGACTTTTACGCTATTGTTTTCATCATGTACGATATAGCGTTTGAATCTTTTAACAATTTTTCTATATTTTGGATGTGTAACGCGCCTTTCTACTAAAATCGTTACACTCTTATCGCCAGTTTTTGTAACAACCTTTCCAGCAATAATCCTTTTATGCGGTTGCACATTACTCATACTTGTGCCCTCCTTTTAGCATTCAGAGCTGTTTTGATTCTTGCAATATCCTTTTTTGCAACTCTTATTTCACTTGAATTTGTAAGCTGCATTGTTCTTAACTTCAAATTTAGCTCAAATAAAAATGTCTCTTTCTCTTTCAAAAGAGCATTTAGCTCTTCAATTGTTTTTGTGTTAATCTCAGTATATTTCATTTTCACCCTCTCTTGTTACAATTTTTGTTTTAAAAGGGAGTTTGCTTTGGGCTAGAGCCAATGCACTTCTTGCAAGAGATTCATCTACACTACCCATTTCATAAATAATTCTACCCGGTTTAATATTCATTACCCATTTATCTACCGCACCTTTACCT from Helicobacter ganmani carries:
- the rpsK gene encoding 30S ribosomal protein S11 — encoded protein: MAKRNVNKKRIVKKNIAKGIIHISAAFNNTSVTITDEMGNVICWSTAGALGFKGSKKSTPYAAQQAVEDAVSKAKEHGIKELGVKIQGPGSGRETAVKSLGSIEGIKVLWFKDVTPLPHNGCRAPKRRRV
- the rpsM gene encoding 30S ribosomal protein S13, whose product is MARIAGVDLPKKKRIEYALTYIYGIGLKTSRDILNAVNISYDKRVQDLGEDEVSSIAKEIQSHHIVEGDLRKKVTMDIKALMDLGNYRGLRHRKGLPVRGQTTKNNARTRKGKKKTVGSASK
- the rpmJ gene encoding 50S ribosomal protein L36, with translation MKVRPSVKKMCDKCKVIKRKGVIRVICENPKHKQRQG
- the infA gene encoding translation initiation factor IF-1, with translation MAKDDVIEVDGIVKEALPNATFRVELENGHIILCHIAGRMRMHYIKILQGDKVKLELTPYSLDKGRITFRYK
- the map gene encoding type I methionyl aminopeptidase — translated: MSIAIRKPPEIEALRAANRIVGKTLNHLKSQIKPGITLKELDQMGEEMILSCGATPSFKGLYGFPGSICISVNEVIIHGIPNDYKLQEGDIVGLDIGTQLNGWYGDAAITCGVGNISQSDERLIACSRDALYFAISQIKVGMHFKELSALIEQFILDYGYVPLHGFCGHGIGRKPHEEPEIPNYLEGKKAKQGDKIKEGMVFCIEPMICQKESEPFILEDDWSVVSVDGLRGSHYEHTVAIIRNKAEILSLE
- the secY gene encoding preprotein translocase subunit SecY, giving the protein MNKTIVNKILITLGFLLAYRVLAYVPVPGVDTTVIKAFFDNNASNALGLFNMFSGNAVERLSIISLGIMPYITASIIMELLAATFPNLGKMKKERDGMQKYMQIIRYTTVAITLIQAIGVSIGLKSLGTGANGAIMIDMNVFIAISAFSMLCGTMLLMWIGEQITQRGIGNGISLIIFGGIVSGIPSAIAGTFNLVNTNQISWLVLLFIAVVIVVTVASIIFIELGERRIPISYSRKVVMQNQDKRIMNYIPIKMNLSGVIPPIFASALLMFPSTILQSSSNSIVMQIADFLNPNGYLYNVLMFFLVVFFAYFYASIVFNAKDISENLKRQGGFIPGIRPGEGTANFLTEVANKLTFWGALYLAIIATLPWVLVKASGVPFYFGGTAVLIVVQVAVDTMRKIEAQIYMNKYKTLSAVGL
- the rplO gene encoding 50S ribosomal protein L15 gives rise to the protein MALENLAPAKGSVKKIKRIGRGQGSGMGKTSTRGGKGQTARTGSKQKRGFEGGQQPLQRRLPKVGFTSRAVKPYVINVEFIKAIMKLEEITFETIRAIHKFPSYTTKIKLIGVNAKNLTSKIKDERITTSGQK
- the rpsE gene encoding 30S ribosomal protein S5 produces the protein MEINREEFEEYVVNIGRVTKVVKGGRRFRFNALVVVGNKAGLVGFGLGKAKEVPDAIKKAIDDAFKNIIKVNIKGTTIAHDVQEKYNSSVVLLKPASEGTGVIAGGSVRPVLEKAGIKDILTKSLGSNNPYNVVRATIEALSKVKA
- the rplR gene encoding 50S ribosomal protein L18, translating into MTNKIINKKRSLRFKRKLRIRAKVFGSATTPRLSIFRSNRYFYAQAIDDTKGVTLVSVDGKKMGLKNNKEDVKKIAVTLADSLKKANITEVLFDRNGYLYHGVVASFADSLRENGINL
- the rplF gene encoding 50S ribosomal protein L6, which translates into the protein MSRVGKKPISIPNSIQVSVEGSKIVFKGGKLTKELETYGRVGIALKDGELTFALNGENAQAKAYWGTYRALANNIVVGLTEGFTKQLEINGVGYKAAVKGKVLELALGFSHPINYDIPEGIEISVDKNLVTIKGADKQQIGQIAAEIREFRPPEPYKGKGVKYTDERIIRKAGKTSKK
- the rpsH gene encoding 30S ribosomal protein S8, whose translation is MVNDIIADSLTRIRNASMRRLDTTNLYYAKIIVSILEVFQAKGFIEGFKVIEKDKKHSINVVLKYDEKGHTVINEITRISKPGRRVYKGRNELKRFKNGYGTIVVSTSKGVIANDDAYRANVGGEALCSIW
- a CDS encoding type Z 30S ribosomal protein S14; this encodes MAKKSMIAKAARAPKFKVRAYTRCSICGRPHSVYRDFGICRVCLRKMGNEGLIPGLRKASW
- the rplE gene encoding 50S ribosomal protein L5, yielding MFALKTAYKNEIKPKLAEELGIKNPMLLPKLEKIVISVGAGMHAKDTKIMQNIADTISLIAGQKAVITIAKKSVAGFKMREGMPMGVKVTLRGNQMYNFLEKLIVIALPRVKDFRGVPRNGFDGRGNYSFGVNEQLIFPEVVYDDIMVSHGMNITFVTSAANDKDAFKLLELFGLPFAKGRNNG
- the rplX gene encoding 50S ribosomal protein L24, whose product is MAKFKIKKGDLVEIITGDKEDKGKKAKVLQVLPKTSQVIVEGCKIAKKAVKPTDKNPKGGFINKEMPIHISNVKKAED
- the rplN gene encoding 50S ribosomal protein L14; this encodes MIQSFTRLNVADNSGAKEVMCIKVLGGSKRRYATVGDVIVASVKKALPSGKVKKGQVVKAVVVRTKKELHREDGALIRFDDNAAVILDSKRDPIGTRIFGPVGREIRYANFMKIVSLAPEVL
- the rpsQ gene encoding 30S ribosomal protein S17; translated protein: MSNVQPHKRIIAGKVVTKTGDKSVTILVERRVTHPKYRKIVKRFKRYIVHDENNSVKVGDVIEAIECKPISKRKAFSLHKVVSVGVEL
- the rpmC gene encoding 50S ribosomal protein L29, giving the protein MKYTEINTKTIEELNALLKEKETFLFELNLKLRTMQLTNSSEIRVAKKDIARIKTALNAKRRAQV